From Daucus carota subsp. sativus chromosome 6, DH1 v3.0, whole genome shotgun sequence, the proteins below share one genomic window:
- the LOC108227273 gene encoding helicase protein MOM1 isoform X3 yields MTSNSRSSSKCKDDGSNGLKKKVVNGTGSAATGSGAGDSYSLRKSVRDSSSNKEVPATSQSTRRSERFVKSASVSPVSNRKSGRISKELTPSPLRRSDRGKKQISSGSLGQKKSEEKVSVAVDLDQMKTKREKSLSELTGENKCEGKKSGRGKKQGYDGRAFRALFKRQSNVKAAAGMLNFLIISDKNGISSSERDSVVEETSAIAEKLVVDLSTEEQGQTPEVAGSSLTRKSQNDGIDVERGDDTTLSKRKIDLVVDLDASATDGRREDCTSSSDNLHSSSGCKTHSVFRRCATCSKRQRFCDGIECKMSCDVSCSNHSTHDAPAGVWHCFQCLNNKMQAGACSLPGSVEAIWNAREAEVSNAEGLQKEKQYFVKYRGLAHIHNQWIAESRLLLEAGESVEEFNRKREVVKWNEEWVVPHRLLKKRLLLAPGQENGAAAEISSSKCEWLVKWRGLDYINATWELDTSLGSAVGQNLIKEYENRHKKALGDPSADKDNHGYVVELQKLPAGSPPGLGPSHLDTLNKLREFRHKGQNAVVFDDQDRIMKTILYIVSLSNVCQPFLIVTTSFWLPVWESEFLRVAPSIDVVVYDGSSDNRKSIRTLEFYDDGGGIMLQVLLSSVEIIVEDLHFLESMKWKVVIVDECQQSLISSQFEQIKMLVADVKLLLYGGPLKDDVTEYVNLLSLLDSCGIDVSNAESSDTSKFKERLSQYIASECKSNSPRFVEFWVPSIISNVQLEQYCDTLLSKSMCLCLNSKTDPVGALRQTVFLTRKSCDHPYIVDPSLKVLITKDLPPINFLDVEIRASGKLQLLEMILSQIRRQQLRVLLLFQSVAGSGRDTLGLGDILDDFLRERFGENTYERLDGGAVSSKLRQKALNSFNKGSGRFVFLLENRACLPSIRLVSVDTIIIFDSDWNPANDIKALNRISIDSQSKQMKIFRLYSAFTVEEKVLILAKQGLSLESNLENISRATSNTLLMWGVSSLFNRLDEFHSTPDANVSSEQTLARKVVDEILALLSQHGECDGIDNYSISKIQQRGGVYSSNLRLLGEQQVISSDCEHPHIFWENLLKGRNPKWKFLTGQTHRHRKKVQYFDDSPKQAECEAVEVGKKRKKGGANFSPGLEQNKAIGDKIAGASGIPEDHGLCCMERQDASVTDLLNSSNATTIASEKSRVPDAQNNFNLSVKTSMLKLCEILKLSDDIKNLAERFLEYVVSNHQVSRDENILQAFLISLCWCSASLLNQKVDRVGSLLLAQKHLKFICNEKEADSVYSAVRKLKKAFKENVISDISKGNILGVGKSCKGTLNEKILQLQNVKLEHEGTRDQVCTGEKVQEDKTHNVDKEIKLKLIQKKFRKQIAKLKQKQDEEIKEFNRSWQAQREDIEKKQKVESAIIGAMYTHEALRMDKLKASDNECAKKLEELERQKEISFKQLKARHLDALSDENRKLSQGAKSATPFVTEVAGQKELPLPQSGVQNEGEYSRVGEYGSPTVSENVPTLSRLPNLIACEKNIVEKVPGNTCGMISNQASKDDEVENMALVNVPVATSKQPIIIDGSVNIHENTGSFCRNQSKNKNPEQNVLNDPGRIILSEPLKRIPEKVIGDANSLELKTPAVEYHAENDTVDGTSSETPNVLENHTHGGEANSSADVKSSSTEILKLPEKQPALSTACNQVEVSALQVFGAEKVSHVEQLQSEISTVPVLGHTSSDLPPASGSAPRLTNERDTFPQNRSENTMELSGQDFSLDGQIAEENDQARHLANEHHEIPPRLVEHPTELPDQVLPLLGANVDLHTTTDVIETPLPQNQPDLPSSTLDHQPVHLSTYLLNSEAVPQVNESTTELPRQAVVSTRVNMSVQGQRAEHQVPSRIPKVTSYSDPLQNQLEGIRKETEQAIKLHEEGYFS; encoded by the exons ATGACGAGCAACAGTCGAAGTAGTAGTAAATGTAAGGATGATGGGAGTAATGGCTTAAAGAAGAAGGTAGTTAATGGAACTGGATCAGCAGCTACTGGGTCTGGTGCAGGTGATAGTTACAGTTTAAGGAAGTCGGTCAGAGATTCTTCTTCTAATAAAGAAGTGCCCGCGACTTCGCAAAGTACGAGGAGGTCGGAAAGATTTGTGAAAAGTGCGTCAGTGTCGCCGGTAAGCAATAGGAAGTCTGGGAGAATTAGTAAAGAATTGACACCGAGCCCTTTGAGGAGGTCTGATAGAGGTAAGAAACAGATTTCATCGGGTTCCTTAGGACAAAAGAAGTCTGAGGAGAAGGTGTCTGTAGCGGTAGATCTGGATCAGATGAAGACTAAAAGAGAGAAGAGTTTGAGTGAGTTGACGGGGGAAAATAAATGCGAGGGTAAGAAATCTGGTCGTGGGAAAAAGCAAGGTTATGATGGTCGTGCATTCAGAGCTCTTTTTAAGAGACAATCAAATGTAAAAGCTGCTGCAG GTATGCTTAATTTCTTGATAATCTCAGATAAGAATGGCATTAGCTCCTCTGAAAGGGATAGCGTCGTTGAAGAGACTTCAGCAATTGCAGAAAAGTTGGTTGTTGACTTATCCACAGAAGAGCAGGGCCAAACTCCTGAAGTGGCAGGTTCTAGTTTGACAAGAAAATCCCAGAATGATGGTATTGATGTTGAACGTGGTGATGATACCACACTGTCTAAAAGAAAAATAGATTTGGTTGTGGATCTTGATGCTTCTGCAACAGATGGTAGAAGAGAGGACTGTACCTCTAGTTCTGATAATCTTCATTCATCTTCTGGGTGCAAAACTCATAGTGTCTTTAGAAGATGTGCCACTTGCTCCAAGAGGCAAAG GTTTTGTGATGGAATAGAATGCAAAATGAGCTGCGATGTATCTTGTTCAAATCATTCCACCCATGATGCCCCAGCCGGAGTTTGGCACTGTTTCCAATGCTTGAACAATAAAATGCAGGCTGGTGCTTGTTCATTGCCCGGAAGTGTAGAGGCAATTTGGAATGCTCGAGAAGCTGAGGTCTCAAATGCTGAAG GATTGCAAAAGGAAAAGCAATATTTTGTCAAATATAGAGGTCTTGCTCACATTCACAACCAGTGGATTGCGGAGAGTCGGTTACTTCTTGAAGCTGGGGAATCTGTTGAGGAATTCAATAGAAAAAGAGAG GTTGTGAAGTGGAACGAGGAGTGGGTTGTTCCACACAGATTACTGAAGAAAAGATTGTTATTGGCCCCCGGGCAGGAGAACGGTGCCGCTGCCGAAATTTCTAGTTCTAAATGCGAGTGGCTTGTGAAGTGGCGTGGCCTGGATTACATCAATGCTACATGGGAGTTGGATACTTCTCTTGGCTCTGCTGTTGGTCAGAATCTCATAAAGGAGTATGAAAATCGTCACAAGAAGGCATTAGGAGATCCTTCAGCTGATAAG GATAATCATGGTTATGTAGTTGAACTTCAAAAGCTTCCAGCTGGGAGTCCACCTGGCTTGGGTCCTAGCCATCTTGATACTTTGAACAAGCTGCGAGAGTTTAGACATAAAGGGCAGAATGCTGTTGTTTTTGATGACCAG GACAGAATAATGaagacaattttatatattgtatcCTTGTCTAACGTCTGTCAGCCCTTCCTTATTGTAACAACTTCCTTTTGGCTTCCTGTGTGGGAATCTGAGTTCTTGCGTGTGGCACCATCAATTGATGTTGTAGTATATGATGGGAGTTCTGATAACAGAAAAAGTATCCGGACACTGGAGTTTTATGATGATGGGGGTGGGATAATGCTTCAAGTGCTTTTATCTTCGGTGGAAATCATTGTTGAG GATTTGCATTTCTTGGAGTCCATGAAATGGAAAGTAGTGATAGTTGATGAGTGCCAACAATCTTTAATCTCATCCCAGTTTGAACAAATTAAGATGTTAGTTGCCGATGTGAAATTACTTCTCTATGGCGGTCCATTAAAG GATGATGTCACTGAATATGTAAATTTGTTGTCATTGCTTGATTCTTGTGGTATTGATGTTTCGAATGCCGAGTCGAGTGATACTAGTAAATTCAAGGAGAGGTTATCACAGTAtattgcatctgaatgcaagtcAAACTCTCCCAGGTTTGTAGAGTTTTGGGTTCCTTCTATAATATCGAATGTGCAGCTTGAGCAGTATTGTGATACTCTTTTATCAAAATCAATGTGTCTATGCTTGAATTCAAAGACTGATCCTGTTGGGGCTCTCCGCCAAACTGTCTTTTTGACTAGAAAG AGCTGTGACCATCCCTATATTGTTGATCCTTCTCTTAAAGTCCTAATAACGAAAGATCTTCCTCCCATAAATTTTTTGGACGTGGAGATAAGAGCTAGTGGAAAACTACAACTTCTGGAGATGATACTCTCGCAAATTAGAAGGCAACAACTGAGAGTGCTCCTTCTCTTTCAG TCTGTAGCAGGATCTGGGAGGGACACACTGGGACTGGGAGATATTttagatgatttcttgcgtgAGAGATTTGGTGAAAATACTTATGAACGTCTTGATGGGGGTGCGGTCTCATCTAAGTTAAGACAAAAAGCATTGAACAGTTTCAACAAGGGAAGTGGGAGATTTGTGTTCTTATTAGAAAACCGTGCTTGCCTCCCAAGCATTAGACTTGTGTCAGTGGACACTATAATAATCTTTGACAGTGACTGGAATCCAGCAAATGATATAAAAGCATTAAACAGAATATCTATTGATTCACAGTCCAAGCAGATGAAGATATTTCGTCTATATTCAGCTTTTACTGTTGAAGAAAAAGTTCTGATTCTTGCTAAGCAGGGATTGTCACTTGAAAGCAACTTAGAGAACATAAGTCGTGCTACTAGTAACACATTGCTGATGTGGGGAGTATCAAGTTTATTCAATAGGCTGGACGAATTTCATAGTACCCCTGATGCGAATGTCTCATCCGAACAAACCCTTGCGAGGAAAGTAGTGGATGAAATATTGGCATTACTTTCTCAGCATGGTGAATGTGATGGTATTGACAACTATTCCATCTCAAAGATTCAGCAGAGAGGTGGAGTTTACAGTTCAAATTTGAGGTTGCTGGGCGAGCAACAGGTTATATCATCTGATTGTGAACATCCACATATTTTCTGGGAAAATTTGCTAAAAGGAAGAAATCCGAAGTGGAAATTTTTGACCGGTCAAACTCATAGGCACCGGAAAAAAGTTCAGTAttttgatgattcaccaaagcAAGCAGAATGTGAAGctgttgaagttggaaagaagcGCAAGAAGGGAGGAGCTAATTTCAGTCCCGGGCTTGAACAGAACAAGGCTATAGGAG ACAAAATTGCTGGGGCTTCTGGTATTCCAGAAGATCATGGTCTGTGCTGTATGGAACGACAAGATGCTAGTGTAACCGACTTACTCAACTCTAGCAATGCTACCACAATTGCTTCTGAGAAGAGCAGAGTGCCAGATGCACAGAACAATTTTAATCTTTCTGTGAAGACATCTATGTTGAAGCTTTgtgagattttaaaattatca GATGACATCAAAAATCTGGCAGAACGGTTTCTTGAATATGTTGTTTCTAATCATCAAGTCAGTAGAGACGAAAACATATTGCAGGCATTTCTCATATCTCTG TGCTGGTGTTCAGCTTCACTTCTAAATCAGAAAGTTGATAGGGTGGGATCTCTCCTCCTTGCACAGAAACATCTGAAGTTTATATGTAATGAAAAAGAAGCAGACTCTGTGTATTCTGCTGTGCGGAAGCTAAAAAAAGCATTCAAGGAGAATGTGATATCAGATATTTCAAAGGGTAACATATTGGGAGTTGGAAAGTCCTGCAAAGGAACACTGAATGAGAAGATTTTGCAGTTGCAAAACGTAAAACTAGAGCATGaaggaacaagagatcaagTGTGTACTGGTGAGAAGGTACAAGAAGATAAGACACACAATGTAGATAAGGAGATTAAGTTAAAACTCATCCAGAAAAAATTTAGGAAGCAAATAGCAAAACTGAAGCAGAaacaagatgaagaaataaagGAATTTAATAGATCTTGGCAGGCCCAGAGAGAAGATATTGAAAAAAAGCAAAAAGTTGAGTCGGCTATTATTGGAGCGATGTATACTCATGAAGCGTTAAGAATGGATAAACTCAAGGCATCTGATAATGAGTGCGCGAAGAAATTAGAAGAACTTGAGCGTCAGAAGGAGATAAGCTTTAAACAATTAAAAGCACGGCATCTTGATGCATTATCAGATGAGAACAGGAAGTTAAGTCAGGGGGCAAAATCAGCAACACCCTTTGTTACAGAAGTTGCTGGCCAGAAGGAGCTGCCTTTGCCTCAATCTGGTGTTCAGAATGAGGGGGAATACTCTCGAGTTGGTGAGTATGGGTCTCCAACTGTTTCTGAGAATGTTCCAACTCTGTCTAGACTACCTAATCTCATTGCAtgtgaaaaaaatatagttgaaAAGGTTCCAGGTAATACTTGTGGAATGATTTCAAATCAAGCTTCCAAAGATGACGAGGTGGAGAATATGGCGTTAGTAAATGTCCCAGTTGCTACAAGTAAGCAGCCTATTATTATAGATGGTTCTGTTAATATTCATGAAAACACGGGATCTTTTTGTAGGAATCAGTCCAAAAATAAGAACCCAGAACAAAATGTGTTAAATGATCCAGGTAGAATCATTCTATCAGAACCATTGAAAAGGATTCCAGAGAAAGTGATCGGTGATGCCAACTCCTTAGAGCTGAAAACGCCTGCTGTAGAATACCATGCAGAGAATGATACAGTAGATGGAACAAGCTCTGAAAcaccaaatgttcttgaaaatCATACCCATGGGGGTGAAGCAAATAGCTCTGCTGATGTTAAGTCCTCTTCCACAGAGATACTAAAATTACCTGAAAAGCAGCCAGCTTTATCTACTGCTTGTAATCAAGTTGAAGTTTCAGCTTTGCAAGTATTTGGTGCTGAAAAAGTGTCACATGTTGAGCAACTGCAATCGGAAATTTCTACAGTTCCAGTTTTAGGTCACACTTCAAGCGATTTACCTCCAGCTAGTGGATCTGCTCCTAGATTAACTAATGAAAGGGATACTTTTCCTCAAAATAGATCTGAGAATACAATGGAGCTTTCAGGTCAGGATTTTTCACTAGATGGTCAAATTGCAGAAGAGAATGATCAAGCAAGGCATCTTGCGAACGAGCATCATGAGATTCCGCCACGATTGGTTGAGCACCCAACAGAGCTTCCTGATCAAGTTCTTCCACTTCTTGGGGCAAATGTGGACCTGCATACCACTACTGATGTAATAGAAACACCTCTTCCTCAAAACCAGCCTGATTTGCCATCTAGTACACTCGATCACCAGCCTGTCCATTTGAGTACATATTTATTGAACTCTGAGGCTGTGCCACAAGTCAATGAGAGTACAACAGAGCTTCCCAGACAAGCTGTGGTTTCGACCAGAGTAAATATGTCTGTTCAGGGACAGCGTGCTGAACACCAGGTCCCTTCACGAATTCCGAAGGTAACTTCATACAGTGACCCACTAcagaatcaacttgaaggaaTTCGTAAGGAAACTGAACAAGCTATAAAGCTTCATGAAGAGGGG TACTTTTCTTGA
- the LOC108221190 gene encoding uncharacterized protein LOC108221190 isoform X3, whose protein sequence is MGRGPTTRSRANVGSKTTEDGSDKEPTHHSVQPTTVANPLIEIPQADDGNGSMTAFLALRKRQQEEAKKEKEEKEKLEKERVEKKKALADASKKVVQESMPEIEEGDEEVPYRPRGKTRMDKVHTRSFEQRIVIGMNELGQPITENDKVLSELSSFLGTLAKRCVPLTYVTWRKVPKNLKETMWNYVKARYIIPDELESWAIETIHASWRGYKCRTKAAHYTAFETDEIRLQNRPDDIPLERFKLLLEYWNDESIQDKARKNSNSRKSYTETHTLGPKSIAQLRHKMKKNAPDESEPCDAEVFVKTRTRDAGREYKTSTKTMKKKIDKINKKINSGEAADEMLLDKEHGPTWLLGRCKKPQKLSAAAPTDTYVKELTTKIKEGLAAEVEEKVKKIQEEVDEQVNRKVQQNLASVLKKLGEANPFTIDVTELCAHVASDNDDGTPMTKGTSF, encoded by the exons ATGGGACGTGGACCAACAACACGTTCTCGAGCCAATGTTGGAAGCAAGACAACTGAGGATGGAAGCGATAAGGAACCGACGCATCATTCGGTACAACCAACAACAGTTGCAAATCCATTAATTGAGATACCCCAAGCAGATGATGGAAATGGTTCAATGACTGCTTTTTTGGCTCTCCGGAAACGCCAACAAGAGGAagctaaaaaggaaaaagaagaaaaagaaaagctcGAAAAAGAAAGAGTTGAAAAGAAAAAAGCTCTTGCAGATGCAAGTAAAAAGGTTGTTCAAGAATCTATGCCTGAAATAGAAGAGGGCGATGAAGAAG TTCCATACCGCCCAAGAGGAAAGACAAGAATGGATAAAGTTCATACAAGAAGTTTTGAGCAGAGAATTGTGATTGGGATGAATGAGCTGGGCCAACCCATAACAGAAAATGACAAGGTACTCTCTGAGCTGAGTAGCTTTTTGGGAACACTGGCCAAGCGATGTGTGCCACTGACTTATGTAACTTGGCGCAAAGTTCCTAAAAATTTGAAGGAAACTATGTGGAATTATGTCAAG GCCCGCTATATTATTCCCGATGAACTGGAAAGTTGGGCAATTGAGACAATTCATGCATCCTGGAGGGGGTATAAGTGTCGAACTAAGGCAGCGCATTATACAGCTTTTGAAACTGATGAAATTAGGCTACAAAATAGGCCTGATGATATTCCACTTGAGAGGTTCAAATTGCTGTTGGAATATTGGAATGATGAAAGTATTCAG GATAAAGCCAGGAAAAATTCAAATAGCCGCAAGTCATATACCGAGACTCACACTCTTGGTCCTAAAAGTATCGCACAGCTTCGACACAAAATG aaaaagaATGCCCCAGATGAGTCTGAACCATGTGATGCAGAGGTTTTTGTGAAAACTCGGACTCGTGATGCAGGACGCGAGTACAAGACCAGTactaaaacaatgaaaaagaaaatt gataaaattaacaaaaaaatcaattccgGGGAGGCTGCTGATGAAATGCTTTTGGATAAAGAGCATGGCCCGACTTGGCTCTTAGGGAGATGCAAGAAGCCGCAAAAACTATCAGCTGCTGCTCCAACGGATACATATGTCAAAGAATTGACAACAAAAATTAAGGAAGGCCTTGCTGCTGAAGTCGAGGAAAAAGTGAAGAAAATCCAAGAAGAGGTAGATGAGCAGGTAAACAGGAAGGTGCAACAAAATTTGGCATCGGTCCTTAAGAAACTTGGTGAAGCAAACCCGTTCACAATTGATGTTACAGAGCTGTGTGCACATGTGGCCAGTGACAATGACGATGGCACACCAATGACTAAAGGCACCAGCTTCTAG
- the LOC108221190 gene encoding uncharacterized protein LOC108221190 isoform X1, with protein MGRGPTTRSRANVGSKTTEDGSDKEPTHHSVQPTTVANPLIEIPQADDGNGSMTAFLALRKRQQEEAKKEKEEKEKLEKERVEKKKALADASKKVVQESMPEIEEGDEEEVVVPYRPRGKTRMDKVHTRSFEQRIVIGMNELGQPITENDKVLSELSSFLGTLAKRCVPLTYVTWRKVPKNLKETMWNYVKARYIIPDELESWAIETIHASWRGYKCRTKAAHYTAFETDEIRLQNRPDDIPLERFKLLLEYWNDESIQDKARKNSNSRKSYTETHTLGPKSIAQLRHKMKKNAPDESEPCDAEVFVKTRTRDAGREYKTSTKTMKKKIDKINKKINSGEAADEMLLDKEHGPTWLLGRCKKPQKLSAAAPTDTYVKELTTKIKEGLAAEVEEKVKKIQEEVDEQVNRKVQQNLASVLKKLGEANPFTIDVTELCAHVASDNDDGTPMTKGTSF; from the exons ATGGGACGTGGACCAACAACACGTTCTCGAGCCAATGTTGGAAGCAAGACAACTGAGGATGGAAGCGATAAGGAACCGACGCATCATTCGGTACAACCAACAACAGTTGCAAATCCATTAATTGAGATACCCCAAGCAGATGATGGAAATGGTTCAATGACTGCTTTTTTGGCTCTCCGGAAACGCCAACAAGAGGAagctaaaaaggaaaaagaagaaaaagaaaagctcGAAAAAGAAAGAGTTGAAAAGAAAAAAGCTCTTGCAGATGCAAGTAAAAAGGTTGTTCAAGAATCTATGCCTGAAATAGAAGAGGGCGATGAAGAAG AAGTTGTAGTTCCATACCGCCCAAGAGGAAAGACAAGAATGGATAAAGTTCATACAAGAAGTTTTGAGCAGAGAATTGTGATTGGGATGAATGAGCTGGGCCAACCCATAACAGAAAATGACAAGGTACTCTCTGAGCTGAGTAGCTTTTTGGGAACACTGGCCAAGCGATGTGTGCCACTGACTTATGTAACTTGGCGCAAAGTTCCTAAAAATTTGAAGGAAACTATGTGGAATTATGTCAAG GCCCGCTATATTATTCCCGATGAACTGGAAAGTTGGGCAATTGAGACAATTCATGCATCCTGGAGGGGGTATAAGTGTCGAACTAAGGCAGCGCATTATACAGCTTTTGAAACTGATGAAATTAGGCTACAAAATAGGCCTGATGATATTCCACTTGAGAGGTTCAAATTGCTGTTGGAATATTGGAATGATGAAAGTATTCAG GATAAAGCCAGGAAAAATTCAAATAGCCGCAAGTCATATACCGAGACTCACACTCTTGGTCCTAAAAGTATCGCACAGCTTCGACACAAAATG aaaaagaATGCCCCAGATGAGTCTGAACCATGTGATGCAGAGGTTTTTGTGAAAACTCGGACTCGTGATGCAGGACGCGAGTACAAGACCAGTactaaaacaatgaaaaagaaaatt gataaaattaacaaaaaaatcaattccgGGGAGGCTGCTGATGAAATGCTTTTGGATAAAGAGCATGGCCCGACTTGGCTCTTAGGGAGATGCAAGAAGCCGCAAAAACTATCAGCTGCTGCTCCAACGGATACATATGTCAAAGAATTGACAACAAAAATTAAGGAAGGCCTTGCTGCTGAAGTCGAGGAAAAAGTGAAGAAAATCCAAGAAGAGGTAGATGAGCAGGTAAACAGGAAGGTGCAACAAAATTTGGCATCGGTCCTTAAGAAACTTGGTGAAGCAAACCCGTTCACAATTGATGTTACAGAGCTGTGTGCACATGTGGCCAGTGACAATGACGATGGCACACCAATGACTAAAGGCACCAGCTTCTAG
- the LOC108221190 gene encoding uncharacterized protein LOC108221190 isoform X2: MGRGPTTRSRANVGSKTTEDGSDKEPTHHSVQPTTVANPLIEIPQADDGNGSMTAFLALRKRQQEEAKKEKEEKEKLEKERVEKKKALADASKKVVQESMPEIEEGDEEVVVPYRPRGKTRMDKVHTRSFEQRIVIGMNELGQPITENDKVLSELSSFLGTLAKRCVPLTYVTWRKVPKNLKETMWNYVKARYIIPDELESWAIETIHASWRGYKCRTKAAHYTAFETDEIRLQNRPDDIPLERFKLLLEYWNDESIQDKARKNSNSRKSYTETHTLGPKSIAQLRHKMKKNAPDESEPCDAEVFVKTRTRDAGREYKTSTKTMKKKIDKINKKINSGEAADEMLLDKEHGPTWLLGRCKKPQKLSAAAPTDTYVKELTTKIKEGLAAEVEEKVKKIQEEVDEQVNRKVQQNLASVLKKLGEANPFTIDVTELCAHVASDNDDGTPMTKGTSF, encoded by the exons ATGGGACGTGGACCAACAACACGTTCTCGAGCCAATGTTGGAAGCAAGACAACTGAGGATGGAAGCGATAAGGAACCGACGCATCATTCGGTACAACCAACAACAGTTGCAAATCCATTAATTGAGATACCCCAAGCAGATGATGGAAATGGTTCAATGACTGCTTTTTTGGCTCTCCGGAAACGCCAACAAGAGGAagctaaaaaggaaaaagaagaaaaagaaaagctcGAAAAAGAAAGAGTTGAAAAGAAAAAAGCTCTTGCAGATGCAAGTAAAAAGGTTGTTCAAGAATCTATGCCTGAAATAGAAGAGGGCGATGAAGAAG TTGTAGTTCCATACCGCCCAAGAGGAAAGACAAGAATGGATAAAGTTCATACAAGAAGTTTTGAGCAGAGAATTGTGATTGGGATGAATGAGCTGGGCCAACCCATAACAGAAAATGACAAGGTACTCTCTGAGCTGAGTAGCTTTTTGGGAACACTGGCCAAGCGATGTGTGCCACTGACTTATGTAACTTGGCGCAAAGTTCCTAAAAATTTGAAGGAAACTATGTGGAATTATGTCAAG GCCCGCTATATTATTCCCGATGAACTGGAAAGTTGGGCAATTGAGACAATTCATGCATCCTGGAGGGGGTATAAGTGTCGAACTAAGGCAGCGCATTATACAGCTTTTGAAACTGATGAAATTAGGCTACAAAATAGGCCTGATGATATTCCACTTGAGAGGTTCAAATTGCTGTTGGAATATTGGAATGATGAAAGTATTCAG GATAAAGCCAGGAAAAATTCAAATAGCCGCAAGTCATATACCGAGACTCACACTCTTGGTCCTAAAAGTATCGCACAGCTTCGACACAAAATG aaaaagaATGCCCCAGATGAGTCTGAACCATGTGATGCAGAGGTTTTTGTGAAAACTCGGACTCGTGATGCAGGACGCGAGTACAAGACCAGTactaaaacaatgaaaaagaaaatt gataaaattaacaaaaaaatcaattccgGGGAGGCTGCTGATGAAATGCTTTTGGATAAAGAGCATGGCCCGACTTGGCTCTTAGGGAGATGCAAGAAGCCGCAAAAACTATCAGCTGCTGCTCCAACGGATACATATGTCAAAGAATTGACAACAAAAATTAAGGAAGGCCTTGCTGCTGAAGTCGAGGAAAAAGTGAAGAAAATCCAAGAAGAGGTAGATGAGCAGGTAAACAGGAAGGTGCAACAAAATTTGGCATCGGTCCTTAAGAAACTTGGTGAAGCAAACCCGTTCACAATTGATGTTACAGAGCTGTGTGCACATGTGGCCAGTGACAATGACGATGGCACACCAATGACTAAAGGCACCAGCTTCTAG